The Tardiphaga alba genome includes a window with the following:
- a CDS encoding Rne/Rng family ribonuclease yields MPNKMLIDATHPEETRVVVVRGNRVEEFDFETAQRKQLRGNIYLAKVTRVEPSLQAAFIEYGGNRHGFLAFSEIHPDYYQIPTADRLALIEADEAAHREAEEENEKRSSRRRSRHRNSRRRDRGERVRSNVVEGAAIDPSKAEQPGEDFQGWVPARFDAPEDHASAPAAAEAPEVVAFEPVVTETQTEQPANEVAAEPVAAEASEPVAAVAQDEPVEQTAIAAADEQPVEAQADDAASHEAPADSEHAEGDESEEDDEDEDEDDEEESEEDQVESVGGDDVLEEVPERSFRPRRQYKIQEVIKRRQVMLVQVVKEERGNKGAALTTYLSLAGRYAVLMPNTARGGGISRKITSAQDRSRLKEVVSDLDVPEGMGIILRTAGASRTKPEIKRDFEYLIRMWETVRDMTLKSQAPTLVYEEGSLIKRSLRDLYNKEIDEIQVAGEAGYQEARDFMHMLMPSNTRAVKMYRDGQPLFSRMGVESQLDAMFTPTVQLRSGGYIVINQTEALVSIDVNSGRSTREHHIEDTALKTNLEAAEEVARQLRLRDLAGLIVIDFIDMDEKRNNRAVERKMSDCLRQDRARIQVGRISHFGLLEMSRQRIRASVLESSTEVCTHCGGTGHVRSVSSVALQLLRGVEEVLMKGATHNLVVRTRTDVALYVLNHKRGHLRDLEESFQVTLAVLADAHVTGQQSYVIDRGEQVHTLEAAKALLAAQLANLPPAPEEEPFEDEELFETEAEVETEETEGLTDEDGAEASSDGEGGDRKRRRRRRRRGRNGEGREGAEANDVQVSDTQVMTDGAIEAVATGDDAEGEDDEADDQPREARGEDGADGERRPRRRGRRGGRRRRGGERGEGNEEGLAGSIADELAGPSESEASEAVADLDNGNNGHGNSHGEQPSVAAQPAAAQPIEAPKRDHDSVPMFAPAEPAPAAPAPVAAAPEPAQDDDKPARRRSTVREKVSFATPAPVEQPEAAAPVAATEAPAPVATPAPTPDAPAAPRKAGWWSRAFGGGES; encoded by the coding sequence ATGCCAAACAAAATGTTGATCGATGCGACGCATCCCGAGGAGACCCGGGTCGTCGTGGTTCGCGGCAACCGCGTCGAGGAATTTGATTTCGAGACCGCGCAGCGCAAGCAGCTCCGCGGTAACATCTATCTCGCCAAGGTCACGCGCGTTGAGCCGTCGCTGCAGGCCGCCTTCATCGAATATGGCGGCAACCGCCATGGCTTCCTCGCATTCAGCGAAATCCACCCGGACTACTACCAGATCCCGACGGCCGACCGTCTGGCCCTGATCGAGGCCGACGAGGCCGCGCATCGCGAAGCCGAGGAAGAGAACGAGAAGCGCTCCAGCCGCCGCCGTTCGCGTCACCGCAATTCGCGCCGCCGTGACCGTGGTGAACGGGTGCGCAGCAATGTCGTGGAAGGCGCGGCGATTGATCCGTCCAAGGCCGAACAGCCGGGCGAGGATTTCCAGGGTTGGGTGCCGGCTCGCTTTGACGCGCCGGAAGACCATGCCAGCGCGCCAGCTGCCGCTGAGGCGCCCGAGGTCGTGGCATTCGAGCCAGTCGTCACCGAGACCCAGACCGAACAGCCGGCCAACGAAGTTGCTGCCGAGCCGGTGGCTGCCGAAGCCAGCGAGCCCGTTGCCGCCGTGGCGCAGGATGAGCCGGTTGAGCAGACCGCGATTGCCGCAGCTGACGAACAGCCTGTTGAAGCCCAGGCTGACGACGCGGCTTCGCACGAAGCCCCCGCTGATAGCGAGCACGCCGAGGGCGACGAGTCCGAAGAAGACGACGAGGACGAAGACGAGGACGACGAGGAAGAGTCCGAAGAGGATCAGGTCGAATCCGTCGGCGGTGACGATGTGCTGGAAGAAGTGCCGGAGCGTTCGTTCCGTCCGCGCCGCCAGTACAAGATCCAGGAAGTCATCAAGCGCCGCCAGGTGATGCTGGTGCAGGTGGTCAAAGAAGAGCGCGGCAACAAGGGCGCGGCGCTGACGACCTACCTCTCCCTCGCCGGGCGTTACGCCGTCCTGATGCCGAATACCGCCCGTGGCGGCGGCATCTCGCGCAAGATCACCTCGGCGCAGGATCGTTCGCGCCTGAAGGAAGTGGTGTCGGATCTGGACGTGCCGGAAGGCATGGGCATCATCCTGCGCACCGCAGGCGCTTCCCGCACCAAGCCGGAAATCAAGCGCGACTTCGAATACCTGATCCGGATGTGGGAAACCGTCCGCGACATGACCCTGAAGTCGCAGGCTCCGACCCTCGTCTACGAAGAGGGATCGCTGATCAAGCGCTCGCTGCGCGATCTCTACAACAAGGAGATCGACGAAATTCAGGTCGCCGGTGAAGCCGGCTACCAGGAAGCGCGCGACTTCATGCATATGCTGATGCCGAGCAACACGCGCGCCGTGAAGATGTATCGCGACGGCCAGCCGTTGTTCTCGCGCATGGGCGTGGAAAGCCAGCTCGACGCCATGTTCACGCCGACCGTGCAACTGCGCTCGGGCGGCTACATCGTCATCAACCAGACCGAAGCCCTCGTCTCCATCGACGTGAACTCGGGTCGTTCGACTCGCGAGCATCACATCGAGGATACCGCGCTGAAGACCAATCTCGAAGCGGCCGAGGAAGTCGCGCGCCAGCTCCGCCTGCGCGACCTCGCCGGACTGATCGTGATCGACTTCATCGACATGGACGAGAAGCGCAACAACCGCGCCGTCGAACGCAAGATGAGCGACTGCCTGCGCCAGGATCGCGCGCGCATCCAGGTCGGACGTATCTCGCATTTCGGCCTGCTCGAAATGTCGCGCCAGCGCATCCGCGCCAGCGTGCTCGAAAGCTCCACCGAGGTCTGCACGCATTGCGGCGGCACCGGTCACGTCCGCTCGGTCTCGTCGGTCGCGCTGCAGCTGCTGCGCGGCGTCGAGGAAGTGCTGATGAAGGGCGCAACGCATAATCTCGTCGTCCGCACCCGCACCGACGTCGCGCTCTATGTCCTGAACCACAAGCGCGGCCATCTGCGCGATCTCGAAGAAAGCTTCCAGGTCACGCTCGCCGTGCTCGCCGATGCGCATGTCACCGGCCAGCAGTCCTATGTGATCGACCGCGGCGAACAAGTGCACACGCTGGAGGCCGCCAAGGCCCTGCTCGCAGCACAGCTCGCCAATCTGCCGCCCGCGCCTGAGGAAGAGCCCTTCGAGGACGAAGAGCTGTTCGAGACGGAAGCCGAAGTCGAAACCGAAGAGACCGAAGGTCTCACCGATGAAGACGGCGCCGAAGCATCGAGCGATGGCGAAGGTGGTGATCGCAAGCGTCGCCGCCGCCGTCGTCGCCGTGGCCGTAACGGTGAAGGTCGCGAAGGTGCTGAAGCCAATGACGTCCAGGTCAGCGACACCCAGGTCATGACCGACGGCGCTATCGAAGCCGTCGCGACCGGTGACGACGCTGAAGGCGAAGACGACGAGGCTGATGACCAGCCGCGCGAAGCCCGTGGCGAAGACGGTGCCGACGGCGAGCGCCGTCCGCGTCGCCGGGGGCGCCGTGGTGGCCGTCGCCGCCGTGGTGGCGAGCGCGGTGAAGGCAATGAGGAAGGCCTCGCCGGCTCGATCGCCGACGAACTCGCCGGCCCCTCCGAGTCCGAAGCCAGTGAAGCCGTCGCCGATCTCGACAACGGCAACAATGGCCATGGTAATAGTCATGGCGAACAGCCCAGCGTCGCCGCTCAGCCTGCTGCCGCTCAGCCAATCGAAGCGCCCAAGCGCGACCATGACTCCGTGCCGATGTTCGCCCCGGCGGAGCCCGCGCCTGCCGCTCCGGCTCCGGTCGCTGCAGCGCCCGAGCCTGCGCAGGACGATGACAAGCCTGCCCGCCGCCGCTCCACGGTGCGCGAGAAGGTGAGCTTCGCCACCCCTGCTCCGGTCGAGCAGCCGGAAGCAGCAGCCCCCGTGGCCGCGACCGAGGCGCCCGCACCGGTCGCCACCCCCGCTCCGACGCCGGATGCTCCCGCAGCTCCGCGCAAAGCCGGCTGGTGGTCCCGCGCCTTCGGTGGTGGCGAGAGCTAA
- a CDS encoding N-acetylmuramoyl-L-alanine amidase gives MTRRANHIVSLGMALASAALTLVWCSDTRAAPGDAPETATEKPAEASLPVASDVRIAGDEKQTRFILDLDRKVSLRAFTLADPYRVVIDMPQVTFQLDPGAGTVARGLIKAFRYGMVMPGGSRMVFDLAKPAKIKSATALDPANGQPARMVIELEAVDRTTFVQGLAVENRPELRPGITGSVSPAPVATTVVASAAAVSATDTRPVVVIDPGHGGIDNGTQAGGESEKNIVLGFGLALRDRLEKSGKLRVVMTRADDNFVALDERVKIARGQNAALFVSIHADALPRGEGDAQGATVYTLSDKASDAEAQRLADLENKADAIAGVNLTEEPTDVADILIDLAQRETKTFSGRFARMVAGEMKVTTRMHKNPLKSAGFRVLKAPDVPSVLIELGYVSNKDDLQSLMSENWRSKTVGAVAKAIDVYFAKHVVSAGAGN, from the coding sequence TTGACGCGCCGCGCAAACCATATCGTTTCGCTGGGAATGGCGCTTGCGAGTGCTGCGCTGACGCTTGTCTGGTGCTCGGATACCCGCGCCGCCCCGGGCGATGCGCCTGAGACCGCGACTGAAAAGCCGGCCGAAGCATCGCTTCCCGTGGCGTCCGACGTGCGCATCGCCGGCGACGAGAAGCAGACCCGATTCATCCTCGATCTCGACCGCAAGGTGTCGCTTCGCGCCTTCACGTTGGCAGACCCGTATCGCGTCGTCATCGATATGCCGCAGGTGACGTTCCAGCTCGATCCCGGGGCAGGGACCGTGGCGCGCGGCCTGATCAAGGCATTTCGTTATGGCATGGTGATGCCGGGCGGCTCGCGCATGGTGTTCGATCTGGCCAAGCCTGCGAAGATCAAGAGTGCCACGGCGCTCGATCCGGCCAACGGCCAGCCGGCCCGGATGGTGATCGAGCTTGAAGCCGTGGACCGCACGACCTTCGTGCAGGGTCTGGCAGTGGAGAATCGCCCGGAGCTCCGTCCGGGGATTACAGGCAGCGTATCGCCAGCACCCGTGGCAACCACCGTCGTGGCAAGCGCGGCGGCGGTTTCAGCGACGGACACCCGCCCGGTCGTGGTGATCGACCCCGGTCATGGCGGGATCGACAACGGCACCCAGGCTGGCGGCGAGAGCGAGAAAAACATCGTGCTCGGCTTTGGCCTTGCGCTGCGCGATCGGCTCGAAAAGAGCGGCAAGCTCCGCGTCGTGATGACCCGCGCCGACGACAATTTCGTCGCCCTCGACGAGCGCGTGAAGATCGCGCGGGGCCAGAATGCGGCTCTGTTCGTGTCTATTCACGCAGACGCCTTGCCGCGCGGCGAGGGCGATGCGCAGGGTGCGACGGTGTACACGCTGTCGGACAAGGCGTCCGACGCCGAGGCCCAGCGGCTGGCTGACCTGGAAAACAAGGCGGACGCCATTGCCGGCGTCAATCTCACCGAGGAGCCGACCGATGTGGCGGATATCCTCATAGATCTCGCGCAGCGCGAGACCAAGACCTTCTCCGGCCGCTTCGCCCGGATGGTGGCCGGCGAGATGAAAGTGACCACCCGGATGCATAAGAACCCGTTGAAATCGGCCGGTTTCCGCGTCCTGAAGGCGCCGGATGTGCCGTCGGTGCTGATCGAGCTCGGCTATGTGTCCAACAAGGACGACCTGCAGTCGCTGATGTCCGAGAACTGGCGTTCCAAGACGGTCGGGGCGGTCGCCAAGGCGATCGACGTCTATTTCGCCAAGCACGTGGTGTCGGCCGGCGCAGGTAACTGA
- a CDS encoding penicillin-binding protein 1A, whose product MRLLVRFFGFLFAAGTVVFLVGVAAAAGLIWHFSKDLPDYSQLQDYEPPVMTRVHASDGQLLGEYAKERRLYLPIQAIPKLVVNAFLAAEDKNFYEHGGLDYTGMARAGLLYLQNIGSNRRPQGASTITQQVAKNFLLTNEVSFDRKIKEALLAMRIERTYSKDKILELYLNEIYLGLGAYGIAAASLVYFDKSVNELTVSEAAYLAALPKAPSTLHPVKNRDRAIERRNYVIDRLVENGWTKQADADKARKETLSVTGRGSHAHIFAGEYFAEEVRRDILERYGEKKLYEGGLSVRTTLDPKMQVMARKTMTNGLVNYDEARGYRGATNKIDISGDWGVKLAEVKSLSDISPWKMAVVLDVSDQSARIGFQPGRELGGAVSKDRQTGLISLDGVRWAKPAAGPTRGKTPTAVSQVLSSGDVIYVDPLTQKDGSIIEGQFRLRQYPEVSGAMVAMDPNTGRVLAMVGGFSFDQSQFNRATQAYRQPGSSFKPLVYSAAMDNGYTPSTVVIDAPIEIDQGSGNGVWRPENYSTGKYYGPTTMRNALTRSLNTVTVRLAQDVGMPLIGEYAKRFGVYDELPNYLSYALGAGETTVMRMVTAYSMFANGGRRVKSTLIDRIQDRYGHTIFKHDQRECRGCDAPDGWKNQPEPQLIDRREQVIDPMTAYQITSMMESVVQSGTATVMREVGKPIAGKTGTTNDEKDAWFVGFSPDVVVGIYVGYDKPRNLGRGGTGGVLSAPIAKDFMKLALADKPAVPFKVPAGIKLIRVDAKTGMRAGPGDGGRTILEAFKPGTAPPDNYSVIGVADADGRSQQIAPDTDRMFMRPGTGGLY is encoded by the coding sequence ATGCGTCTGCTCGTGCGGTTTTTCGGGTTCTTGTTCGCCGCGGGAACCGTCGTGTTCCTGGTCGGCGTCGCCGCCGCTGCAGGCCTGATCTGGCACTTCTCCAAGGATTTGCCGGACTATTCGCAGCTGCAGGATTACGAGCCCCCGGTGATGACGCGCGTTCATGCGTCGGACGGTCAGTTGCTCGGCGAATACGCCAAGGAGCGCCGGCTTTATCTGCCGATCCAGGCGATTCCCAAGCTGGTCGTGAACGCCTTCCTTGCGGCCGAAGACAAGAATTTCTACGAACACGGTGGTCTAGACTACACGGGCATGGCGCGTGCCGGCCTGCTGTATCTGCAGAACATCGGTTCAAACCGGCGCCCGCAGGGCGCATCTACGATCACCCAGCAAGTCGCCAAGAACTTCCTGCTCACCAACGAGGTCTCCTTCGATCGCAAGATCAAGGAAGCGCTGTTGGCGATGCGTATCGAACGCACCTATTCGAAGGATAAGATCCTCGAACTGTATCTGAACGAAATCTATCTCGGCCTCGGTGCCTATGGCATTGCCGCGGCGTCGCTGGTTTACTTCGACAAGTCGGTGAATGAACTGACCGTGTCCGAAGCGGCCTATCTCGCAGCATTGCCGAAGGCACCGTCTACGCTTCACCCGGTGAAGAACCGCGACCGCGCCATCGAGCGCCGCAATTACGTGATCGATCGCCTGGTCGAGAACGGCTGGACCAAGCAGGCCGATGCCGACAAGGCCCGCAAGGAAACGTTGAGCGTGACCGGCCGTGGCAGCCACGCCCATATCTTCGCCGGTGAATATTTCGCCGAAGAAGTGCGCCGCGACATCCTTGAGCGCTACGGCGAAAAGAAACTGTACGAAGGCGGCCTCTCGGTCCGCACGACGCTCGATCCGAAGATGCAGGTGATGGCGCGCAAGACCATGACCAATGGTCTGGTCAATTACGACGAAGCGCGCGGCTATCGCGGCGCCACCAATAAGATCGATATTTCCGGCGACTGGGGCGTCAAGCTCGCCGAGGTGAAGTCGCTGTCCGACATTTCGCCGTGGAAGATGGCGGTTGTGCTCGATGTGTCCGATCAGTCGGCGCGGATCGGCTTCCAGCCCGGGCGCGAACTCGGCGGTGCGGTGTCGAAGGATCGCCAGACCGGCCTGATTTCGCTCGATGGCGTGCGCTGGGCCAAGCCCGCGGCCGGCCCGACCCGCGGCAAGACGCCAACGGCGGTGTCGCAGGTGCTGAGCTCGGGCGATGTCATCTATGTCGATCCGCTCACGCAAAAGGACGGTTCGATCATTGAAGGCCAGTTCCGTCTGCGGCAGTATCCGGAGGTCTCTGGCGCCATGGTCGCGATGGACCCGAACACCGGCCGCGTGCTGGCGATGGTCGGCGGCTTCTCCTTCGACCAGAGCCAGTTCAACCGCGCCACGCAAGCCTATCGTCAGCCCGGTTCGTCGTTCAAGCCGCTGGTCTATTCGGCGGCGATGGACAATGGCTATACGCCATCGACGGTGGTGATCGATGCGCCGATCGAAATCGATCAGGGCTCGGGCAACGGCGTGTGGCGTCCTGAGAATTACTCGACCGGAAAGTATTACGGCCCGACGACCATGCGGAATGCGCTGACGCGCTCGCTGAACACGGTGACGGTGCGTCTGGCGCAGGATGTCGGCATGCCGCTGATCGGCGAATATGCCAAGCGCTTCGGCGTTTACGACGAATTGCCGAACTATCTGTCTTACGCGCTCGGCGCCGGTGAGACGACGGTCATGCGCATGGTCACGGCCTATTCGATGTTCGCGAATGGCGGACGCCGCGTGAAGTCGACTCTGATCGATCGTATTCAGGATCGCTACGGGCATACGATCTTCAAGCACGACCAGCGCGAATGCCGTGGCTGTGATGCGCCTGACGGCTGGAAGAACCAGCCCGAACCGCAACTGATCGATCGCCGCGAGCAGGTGATCGATCCGATGACGGCCTATCAGATCACGTCGATGATGGAGAGCGTCGTGCAGAGCGGCACCGCGACCGTCATGCGCGAGGTCGGCAAGCCGATCGCCGGCAAGACCGGCACTACCAATGACGAGAAGGACGCCTGGTTCGTCGGCTTCTCGCCGGACGTGGTGGTCGGCATCTATGTCGGCTACGACAAGCCGCGCAATCTCGGCCGTGGCGGCACCGGTGGTGTGTTGTCTGCGCCGATCGCTAAAGATTTCATGAAGCTCGCGCTGGCCGACAAGCCCGCCGTGCCGTTCAAGGTGCCCGCCGGCATCAAGCTGATCCGCGTCGATGCCAAGACCGGCATGCGGGCGGGGCCGGGCGATGGTGGTCGCACCATCCTCGAGGCCTTCAAGCCGGGCACGGCGCCGCCGGACAATTATTCGGTGATCGGCGTGGCCGATGCCGATGGTCGCTCGCAGCAGATCGCCCCCGATACCGATCGCATGTTCATGCGCCCGGGAACCGGCGGTCTGTATTGA
- the prfB gene encoding peptide chain release factor 2 (programmed frameshift) — MRAEIERLVEEIKQSVGLLRRHLDVDASTARLAELNALAEDPNLWNDPQKAQRLMQERTSLEDSLQGIGKVTRELDDNVEMIELGEAEGDASIVTEAENALKALKKEVARRELEALLSGEADRFDTYLEVHAGAGGTESQDWASMLLRMYTRWAEKHGFKIEYLEETQGEEAGIKSATIQISGHNAYGWLKTEGGVHRLVRISPYDSNARRHTSFSSVAIFPVVDDSIKIEINESDVRVDTMRSGGAGGQHVNKTESAVRLTHIPTGVAVVCQAGRSQHKNRAQAWDMLRARLYEIELKRREEKAAADQAAKTDIGWGHQIRSYVLQPYQMVKDLRTGVQTSDTSGVLDGDLDEFMAATLAQRAFGTTPGAIDDVD, encoded by the exons ATGCGCGCTGAAATCGAACGCCTCGTAGAAGAGATCAAGCAGTCAGTCGGGCTGCTGAGGAGGCATCTT GACGTCGATGCTTCCACGGCACGACTCGCAGAGCTGAACGCTCTCGCCGAAGACCCCAATCTCTGGAACGATCCCCAGAAGGCCCAAAGGCTGATGCAGGAGCGAACCTCGCTTGAGGATTCGCTGCAGGGCATCGGCAAGGTTACGCGTGAACTCGACGACAATGTCGAGATGATCGAACTCGGCGAGGCCGAGGGCGATGCGAGCATCGTAACCGAAGCCGAGAACGCGCTGAAGGCCCTCAAGAAGGAAGTGGCGCGCCGCGAGCTGGAAGCGCTGCTGTCCGGCGAGGCCGATCGCTTCGACACCTATCTCGAAGTCCATGCCGGCGCTGGCGGCACCGAGAGCCAGGACTGGGCCTCGATGCTGCTGCGCATGTATACGCGCTGGGCGGAAAAGCACGGTTTCAAGATCGAATATCTCGAAGAGACCCAGGGCGAAGAAGCCGGCATCAAATCGGCGACCATCCAGATCTCCGGCCACAATGCCTATGGCTGGCTGAAGACCGAAGGCGGGGTGCATCGCCTGGTGCGAATCTCGCCTTACGACTCCAATGCCCGCCGTCACACCTCGTTCTCGTCGGTGGCGATCTTCCCGGTTGTCGATGACAGTATCAAGATCGAGATCAACGAGTCGGATGTTCGCGTCGATACGATGCGTTCGGGCGGCGCCGGTGGTCAGCACGTCAACAAGACGGAATCGGCAGTGCGTCTGACGCATATTCCGACCGGTGTTGCCGTGGTCTGTCAGGCCGGCCGTTCGCAGCACAAAAACCGCGCACAGGCGTGGGACATGTTGCGTGCGCGTCTGTACGAAATCGAACTGAAGCGTCGCGAAGAAAAGGCCGCTGCCGATCAGGCCGCCAAGACCGATATCGGCTGGGGTCATCAGATCCGCTCTTACGTGCTGCAGCCCTATCAGATGGTGAAGGACCTACGCACGGGCGTGCAGACCTCGGACACTTCGGGCGTGCTCGACGGCGATCTCGACGAGTTCATGGCCGCAACCCTGGCCCAGCGCGCTTTCGGCACGACGCCGGGCGCGATTGACGACGTCGATTAA
- a CDS encoding helix-turn-helix domain-containing protein codes for MAKAAARKVVREDPVSRAFGDRVRTLREEAELTLEQLSKQSGVSRAMLSKVERGEKSPTIGVARRIALALGTSFSSLMGDDDGPRRAFAIVRKDQRPVFRDADTGFERFLLSPVMAGMPVEVALHHLPPKTSTGELPAYPVGTSKHVLVARGKVTVITKDTETVLDEGDSLYFEVDVEHWFENRTTRACEYYLVISAPPSFGRREGK; via the coding sequence ATGGCGAAGGCGGCGGCACGGAAGGTCGTACGTGAAGACCCCGTCAGCCGCGCATTCGGCGATCGGGTGCGCACATTGCGTGAGGAAGCCGAACTCACCCTGGAGCAGCTCTCGAAGCAATCCGGTGTCAGCCGGGCGATGCTGTCCAAGGTCGAGCGCGGCGAGAAAAGCCCGACGATTGGCGTTGCCCGACGCATCGCTCTGGCGCTCGGCACATCGTTCTCGTCTCTCATGGGAGACGACGACGGCCCCCGCCGCGCCTTTGCGATCGTGCGGAAGGACCAGCGGCCCGTGTTCCGCGATGCCGACACCGGCTTCGAACGCTTCCTGTTGTCGCCAGTGATGGCGGGGATGCCTGTCGAAGTCGCTTTGCATCATCTGCCGCCGAAGACCTCGACAGGTGAATTGCCCGCCTACCCCGTCGGCACGTCGAAGCATGTGCTGGTCGCGCGCGGCAAGGTCACCGTCATCACCAAGGACACCGAAACGGTGCTCGACGAAGGCGACTCGCTATATTTCGAAGTTGATGTCGAACACTGGTTCGAGAACCGCACGACGCGCGCCTGCGAGTATTATCTGGTGATTTCAGCACCGCCGTCATTCGGGCGGCGCGAAGGCAAGTAA
- a CDS encoding fumarylacetoacetate hydrolase family protein: MHLVTFMHEGRPTVGIADEALSKVQPLPANVAPDMLTLISKYDDIKGSLAGAGAAISLAGVELLAPIPRPARNVFCVGKNYHEHAKEFAGSGYDSSAKEIVPEYPVIFTKPSSTVIGQGAAIPQHLDTTDSTDYEGELTVIIGRGGRGIKKADALKHVFGYTIINDVTARTLQHQHRQWFIGKGIDGFCPMGPAILTADAMPDPTKMHLKTFVNGELRQNASVADLVFDIPTLIETLSAGITLEPGDVIATGTPAGVGLGFTPPRFLKKGDVVAIEVSGIGRLENPVG; encoded by the coding sequence ATGCATCTCGTCACATTCATGCACGAAGGCCGGCCGACCGTCGGCATCGCGGACGAGGCGCTTTCCAAGGTTCAGCCTCTGCCGGCAAATGTCGCGCCGGACATGCTCACCCTGATCTCCAAATACGACGACATCAAAGGTAGCCTGGCTGGCGCCGGTGCAGCGATTTCGCTCGCAGGCGTCGAACTGCTGGCGCCGATCCCGCGCCCGGCGCGAAACGTGTTCTGCGTCGGCAAGAACTATCATGAGCACGCCAAGGAATTCGCCGGCAGCGGCTATGACTCCTCGGCCAAGGAAATCGTGCCGGAATATCCCGTCATCTTCACCAAGCCGTCGAGCACGGTGATCGGGCAGGGCGCCGCCATCCCGCAGCATCTCGATACGACCGACAGCACCGACTATGAAGGTGAGCTCACGGTCATCATCGGCCGCGGCGGCCGCGGCATCAAAAAGGCCGACGCGCTCAAGCATGTGTTCGGCTACACGATCATCAACGACGTCACCGCGCGCACGCTGCAGCATCAGCATCGTCAGTGGTTCATCGGCAAGGGCATCGACGGTTTCTGCCCGATGGGCCCGGCGATCCTTACTGCCGACGCGATGCCGGATCCGACTAAGATGCACCTCAAGACCTTCGTGAATGGCGAGCTGCGCCAGAACGCGTCGGTCGCCGATCTCGTTTTCGACATCCCGACGCTGATCGAGACGCTGTCCGCCGGCATCACGCTGGAGCCCGGCGACGTCATCGCCACCGGCACACCGGCCGGCGTCGGCCTCGGCTTCACGCCGCCGCGCTTTCTCAAGAAGGGCGATGTCGTCGCCATCGAAGTCAGCGGCATCGGCCGCCTGGAAAATCCGGTCGGCTGA
- a CDS encoding Bug family tripartite tricarboxylate transporter substrate binding protein: MKRRDFLAGLGGLSTLALTGQTVQAQEAWPSKNISMVVPFPAGGQADIAARPVATYMQKVLGKAVIIDNRSGAGGSLGNSTVARAAPDGHTLLMTLSSLAVLPESDRIYGRPVAYEVDQLQPIARVLADPTLFAVPASAPWKTIQEFVADAKARPGAISYGSSGPFGTLHVSMEMFALSAGLKMLHVPYRGAAPAVSDLIGGQIQALASAPGTLKQHVDAGTLRVLANFGAERLAAFPDLPTFKELGYSDVEFYIWAGLFAPKGMPAPVVTKLRDTVRDAMKDPEVTKVFEAAGNMPAYQDSEDFAKFVAKDSERLVATAKKIGKV; this comes from the coding sequence ATGAAACGCCGTGATTTCCTCGCAGGCCTTGGCGGCCTGTCGACTCTTGCTCTGACTGGTCAGACCGTGCAGGCGCAGGAAGCTTGGCCGAGCAAGAATATCAGCATGGTCGTGCCGTTTCCCGCAGGCGGGCAGGCCGATATCGCTGCGCGTCCGGTCGCGACCTATATGCAGAAGGTGCTGGGCAAGGCCGTCATCATCGACAATCGCAGCGGTGCGGGCGGCTCGCTCGGCAACTCGACCGTGGCGCGCGCGGCGCCCGATGGGCACACGCTGCTGATGACGCTGTCGTCGCTTGCCGTGCTGCCGGAGTCGGACCGCATTTATGGTCGTCCGGTCGCCTATGAAGTCGATCAACTGCAGCCCATCGCCCGCGTGCTTGCCGATCCCACGCTGTTCGCCGTGCCGGCCAGCGCGCCCTGGAAGACAATCCAGGAATTCGTCGCCGATGCGAAGGCGCGTCCGGGTGCAATCTCCTACGGCTCGTCGGGTCCGTTCGGCACGCTGCATGTGTCGATGGAGATGTTCGCCCTCTCGGCCGGCCTCAAGATGCTGCACGTGCCGTATCGTGGCGCTGCACCTGCGGTGAGCGATCTCATCGGCGGCCAGATTCAGGCACTCGCTTCGGCACCGGGCACGCTTAAGCAGCATGTCGATGCCGGCACGCTGCGTGTTCTCGCCAATTTCGGTGCCGAGCGTCTGGCGGCATTCCCGGACCTGCCGACCTTCAAGGAGCTCGGCTATTCCGACGTCGAGTTCTACATCTGGGCCGGCCTGTTCGCGCCGAAAGGCATGCCTGCGCCCGTCGTCACCAAGCTGCGCGACACCGTGCGCGATGCGATGAAGGATCCGGAAGTCACCAAGGTCTTCGAGGCCGCCGGCAACATGCCGGCCTATCAGGACTCCGAAGACTTCGCGAAGTTCGTCGCGAAGGACAGCGAACGCCTCGTCGCCACCGCCAAGAAGATCGGCAAGGTCTAA